Proteins from a single region of Streptomyces vinaceus:
- a CDS encoding O-methyltransferase produces MAQRTWTAVDDYFDGLLVEEDEALVAANADAEAAGLPAHQVAPNQGKLLHLLARIRGARTVLEIGTLGGYSTIWLARALPAGGRLVTLEVDPHCADVAEANVARAGLADVVDIRRGPALELLPHLTDLAPFDLVFIDADKPSNPDYLKWALELTGPGSVIIGDNVVRDGAVVDPDSTDPRVQGVRRFTELIAEHPNLTATALQTVGSKGYDGLVMALVTG; encoded by the coding sequence ATGGCGCAGCGGACCTGGACGGCCGTCGACGACTACTTCGACGGACTGCTCGTGGAGGAGGACGAGGCGCTGGTCGCCGCGAACGCGGACGCCGAGGCCGCGGGGCTGCCCGCGCACCAGGTGGCCCCGAACCAGGGCAAGCTGCTGCACCTCCTCGCCCGCATCCGCGGCGCGCGCACCGTCCTCGAAATCGGCACCCTCGGCGGGTACAGCACCATCTGGCTCGCCCGGGCCCTGCCGGCCGGCGGGCGGCTGGTCACCCTGGAGGTCGACCCGCACTGCGCGGACGTCGCCGAGGCGAACGTCGCCCGGGCCGGGCTCGCGGACGTGGTCGACATCCGACGCGGGCCGGCCCTCGAACTGCTGCCCCACCTCACGGACCTCGCCCCGTTCGACCTTGTCTTCATCGACGCCGACAAGCCGTCCAACCCGGACTACCTGAAATGGGCCCTCGAACTGACCGGGCCCGGCAGCGTCATCATCGGCGACAACGTCGTCCGCGACGGGGCCGTCGTCGACCCGGACAGCACCGACCCCCGCGTCCAGGGAGTCCGCCGGTTCACCGAACTCATCGCCGAGCACCCGAACTTGACCGCCACGGCTCTCCAGACCGTCGGCAGCAAGGGCTACGACGGGCTCGTCATGGCCCTCGTCACGGGCTGA
- a CDS encoding MerR family transcriptional regulator yields MRIGELAGRAGVSVRSVRYYEEQGLLASTRSASGQRHYTDEEVERVVFLQRLYAAGLSSRTIAELLPCVDAPSEEASDAALTRMAQERARLSDHIADLVRTRDALDGLMATAREHRERLRANADSSATTC; encoded by the coding sequence ATGCGCATCGGGGAGCTCGCGGGGCGGGCCGGGGTCAGCGTCCGCTCGGTGCGCTACTACGAGGAGCAGGGCCTGCTCGCCAGCACGCGCAGCGCGAGTGGGCAGCGGCACTACACCGACGAGGAGGTGGAGCGGGTCGTGTTCCTCCAGCGCCTGTACGCCGCGGGGCTGTCCAGCAGGACCATCGCCGAACTGCTGCCGTGCGTGGATGCGCCCAGTGAGGAGGCCTCCGACGCCGCGCTGACGCGGATGGCGCAGGAGCGCGCGCGGCTGTCGGACCACATCGCCGACCTCGTCCGCACGCGCGACGCCCTCGACGGGCTGATGGCCACCGCCCGGGAACACCGGGAGCGCCTGCGCGCGAACGCGGACTCCTCCGCGACGACCTGTTGA